One Streptomyces umbrinus genomic window, CGCTGACACTCGTCCCGGCCGTGCTCGGTTTCTGGCCCAACGCCGTTCTCTCGCGCAGGGCCCGCAGGAGCGGACGTGTCAAGGAGGGCGGCGAGAACAACGGCGGCAGCCGCTGGGCCCGCTTCGTCCTGCGCCGCCCCGTGCCCGTCCTGCTGGCCTCCGTCGCCGGACTCGGCGCACTCGCGATACCCGTGATGGACCTGCAGCTGGGCATGCCCGGGGACGAGGCCAAACCGACCTCCACCACCGAACGCCGTGCCTACGACGACCTCGCCGACGGATTCGGCCCCGGCTTCAACGGGCCGCTGACCATCGTCGTGGACGCCAAGGGCGCCCGGGACGCGAAGACCGCCGTGGCCAAGATCTCCAAGGAGATCGGCGCCACGGAGGGAGTCGTGTCCGTCTCGCCGGCCCGGTTCAACCCGGCCGGGGACACCGCGGTCTTCTCCGCGGTCCCGGCCGACTCGCCCACCAGCGAGCGTACGAAGGGCCTCGTCCACACCATCCGTGACGAGCGGCCCGCGACCGAGGCCTCGACCGGCGCGGAGTTCGAGGTCACCGGCACCACCGCACTGAACATCGATGTCGCCCAGAAGATGCAGGACGCGCTGATCCCGTACCTGATCGTCGTGGTGGGTCTGGCGATCCTGCTCCTGCTGCTCGTGTTCCGGTCCGTCCTGGTGCCGATCAAGGCGGCGCTCGGGTTCCTGCTGTCGGTGCTCGCGGCCCTGGGTACCGTCGTCGCCGTCTTCCAGTGGGGCTGGGGTGCGGACCTGCTCGGCCTGGAGACGACCGGCCCGATCATGAGCATGACGCCGATCTTCCTGATCGGTATCGTCTTCGGGCTCGCCATGGACTACCAGGTCTTCCTCGTGACCCGTATGCGGGAGGCGTACGTGCACGGCGACCGGCCCGGCCAGGCCGTGGTCACCGGCTTCCGGTACAGCGCCCGGGTCGTGGTCGCCGCCGCACTGATCATGATGGCGGTGTTCTCCGGATTCATCGGGGCCGGTGAATCCATGATCAAGATGATCGGCTTCGGGCTGGCCGTGGCCGTACTGTTCGACGCGTTCGTCGTCCGTATGGCGTTCGTTCCGGCGGTCCTCGCCCTGCTGGGCAAGGCTGCCTGGTGGATGCCCCGTTGGCTGGACCGGCTGCTGCCCGACATCGACGTGGAGGGCGCGGCCCTCCACCGGAAGCCCGCCGTGCCCCTCACCGTGGCCGGCACGCACGACCGGGAGTCGGCTCACGTCTGACCCGCATCCCGTACGCGCCCGAGGGCCGCCCGTGCTCGTCACGGACGGCCCTCGTCGGCCGGTACGCACGGGCCGTCACCCACCATGGCCCCAGCTCACTTCCCACCGGAGAGTCCGATGATCACCAGCTGGCAGCGGTACGCCAAGGACCATCCCCGCGTCGTCGACGTGGTGGTGATCGTGCAGCTCCACGCCGCCGTCGTCCTGGGAAGCGCGTTCACCACGGCAGCAGACTCCCGGACGAAGGGATCGCTCGGTCTCGGCGTGCTGCTGGGCGGCATCGCCTGCGTCGCCCTGCTGTGGCACCGGAGCCACCCCCGTACCGTCGTCGCGGTGACCGCGATCTGCGGCAACACCGCCGGGGCGGTCGGCTATCTGCTCACCCCGCTGCTGCTGGCACCGGTCATGGCCGCGCTGTACTGGCTGGCCGTCCACACCGACCGCAGGACCGCACGCGTCCACTGCCTCGCCGTCACCGCCCTGCTGGTGGCCACGGCGATGCTCTTCGACCAGTACGGCCATCCGCTGGCCCTCAAGACGATCGGCCCCGCCGCCTGGGTGGTGCTGCCGATCGCCTGGGGTACGGCTTCCCGGCTGCGGAGCGCCTATCTGGAGGCCGTGCAGGCCCGCGCCGAACACGCGGAGCGCACCCGTGAGGAGGAGGCGCGCCACCGGGTCGCCGAGGAGCGCATGCGCATCGCCCGCGAACTGCACGACGTGGTCGCCCACCACATGGCGCTGGCCAACGCACTGGCCGGCACCGCCGCACACCTCGCGGCCAGCCGCCCCGAGCAGACGGAGCGGATCCTCGCCGACCTGGTCGGCACCACCTCCACCGCGCTGCGCGAACTGAAGGCCACCGTCGGCCTGTTGCGCCGGCCCGACGACTCGGAGGCACCCCTGGAACCCGCCCCCGGACTCGGGCGGCTGACCGAGCTGGCCACCGCGTTCGCCTCCGCCGGGCTGACGGTCGACATAGTCACCGAGGGCGACTGGCGGCCGCTCTCACCGGGCGTGGATCTGACAGCGTTCCGGATCGTGCAGGAAGCACTCACCAACGTCACCAAGCACGCGTCCGCGCGGGCCGCGCAGGTGACACTGGCGTACACGCACGACCGGCTGACCGTCACGGTCACCGACGACGGATCCGGGGACACTCCCGTGGCACCCTCCCCGAGCGGCGGCTTCGGCCTCATCGGCATGCGAGAACGTGCCCACTCCGTCGGCGGCCGCGTCCGGACGGGACCCCGCCCCGAGGGCGGCTTCAGCGTCACCGGCGAACTGCCGATCCATCTCTGACCCCGACCCCGACCCCCGGCCGCAACTACGACCCCGGAAGCGAACCGAATCAGATGACCATCCGCGTCCTGCTCGCCGACGACCAAGCCCTGTTGAGAGCGACCTTCCGGATCCTGATCGACTCCTGCGACGACATGGAGGTGGTCGGCGAGGCGACGGACGGCAAGGAGGCCGTCGGGCTCACCCACACCCTCCGCCCCGACGTCGTCCTCATGGACATCCGGATGCCCGGCTCCGACGGTCTGGGCGCCACCACCGCGATCTGCGCCGACCCGGACCTCTCGGGCACCCGGGTCCTCATCCTCACGACCTTCGAGACCGACGAGTACGTGGCCCGGGCCCTGCGCGCCGGCGCGAGCGGCTTCCTCGGCAAGGACGTCACCGCCGACGTGCTCCTCGACGGCATCCGGACGGTGTCCGTCGGCGAGTCCCTGCTCTCCCCGCTCGCCACGCGCTCCCTCATCACCCGCTTCCTCGCCGCCCCCACGCCCGCCGACCGGCTGGCGGCGCCCGAACTCCTCGCCACCCTGACGGCCCGCGAACGGCAGGTCATGGCGCTGGCCGCCGAGGGAAGGTCCAACGACGAGATCGCCGAGAGCCTCTTCGTCAGCCCTCTGACCGTACGTACGCACGTGCATCGCGCGATGACGAAGCTGGGCGCCCGCGACCGGGCCCAACTGGTCGTCATCGCCTACCAGTCCGGGCTCGTGCAGGCCCCGCCGCCCGCGTCCTGATCCGGCCCGTGGGACGTGCGCGTCCCACGGGCCGGTGGGATCAGCTCCCCGCTGCGGAGGCGCGGCGGTTCGTCAGCCACCACGCTCCGGCACCGAGGACCAGCACCGCCACGACCACTCCGCCGACGACGAGGCTCATGGGCGTTCCGTCGTCGTCCTTCTTCGTGTCGGCCGCGGCCGCCGTGGCCCCGGACTCGGAAGGCGTCGCGGTGACCGACGGGGTCGGGCTGGGCGTCGGGCTCGCGGTCGGGCTGGGACTGATCGGCTTCGCGCCCGGTGCGGCCGCCTTCAACTTGAGGAGCGGGGCGGGCTGTTCGGGCTCCTCACCGCCCTTGGGCAGCTCGATCCAGCGCGAGACCTTCCCGTCGCTGTAGGTGTCGATGGTCTTGAACGCCACTTCCTCGACGTCCGGGAGCTGGCGGATCCTGACCTTGTACTCGGCGTCGACGCCGGTCTTGAGCGGGGTGCCGCCCACGACGTAACCGTCGTCGGTGGTCTTCAACTGCCAGCCCTTGGGGGCCTCTTCGAGCGTCACGTCGGCCGGTGCGATCCCCTCGGGCAGCACGACGCGCACCTCGCGGAAGCCCGCGGAGGAGGACTCCGCCTCGCAGACGACCGTGAGGGTGACGTTCTCGGCAAGGGCCTCCGCCTTGTCGGCCTCGACCTCCGTGTGCGCCGAGGCGGGACCGGCCAGCGCGAGGACGGCCGTGAGCGCGGCGGCGCCGGTCAGTGCGACACGACGCCCGTTGAGGGACAGGGACATGGTGGAACTCCTTGGCTGTGGAACCGGGCGGGCCGAGGCCGGGCCCGGGTGAGGGGGACGACGGGGACGGGTGTCCGTCCCGGGGGTCCCCTGCGCACCAGCGCGTGTTCCAGGGTCCAGGTCCGTGCTCCTGCCGGGAGTTCGAAGGAGCCGGCGAGCGGTACGGGCGGCGGCCGGTGGGCGGTGGCGACGGCCGCGCCCGGCAGGAACCGGGCCATGACCGCCGCCGCGGCCGCGCGCAGCGTCCGGCCGGTGGCCAGGGCCGCCGCGACCGCGGTGTCGGCCCGGTGGAGCAGCCAGGCGACGACGAGGGCGGCGACGACGTGCGCGGTCGTCATGGCCGTTTCGGAGGCGTGCTGCCAGGGGTGTCCGCCGGAGCCCGTCGTCATGGCGTCGTGCCGGGCGTGGGCCATGTGTCCCATGCCGGCGCGGTGGCCACCCGCCGTCGTGAGCGCGAGATGCATCGCGGCCTGTGCCGCCAGGGTGCATCCGACGACCGCGAGCAGTCCGGGGCGGCGGCGGGCGAAGGGCCGTACGACGACGAACTGCGCGACGGCGAAGGCGGTCACTAGCAGCCACGGCACCTGCCCGCCCTCGACCGCGTGATGGCCGACGGCGGCGAGCACACTGCCGACGAGGGCGAACGTCACGGCCCGGACCCGGGCGCCCGCGCGACTCGGCCGGGAGCCCTGGCTCCGGCCGTCGCACTGCGTCACATGGTCACCTGGCACGGTCGCCCATCATCCTCCGCCGCGTTCACCTTGTCGCATACGTCTACGTCAGAGGTGATGGGGCCGTTCACCCGGGTCGGACCGGGCGGAACCCGCCGGTGTTCGGGCGGGGCGGGAGCGGTTCAGTCCGCCGTGCCGAGGGACCAGCTCGGGACGCTCCCCGCGAGGCGGCACGTGAGGAAGTACAGGGGTATCGGCGGGGTGTAGGGCGAGCCTCCCGCAGGGCTGTGGATCAGCCGGGGCCGGTCCGCCCAGGGGCCGCGGCGGGCGCGTGTCCAGGACGGGTCGGCCAGGTGCGCGCCGACGGTGTACGTCGTGGAGGGCGGCCAGCTGACGCCGATGTGGGACCCGGAGGGGACGATCCACCACCAGCGCTCCTCGCCCTCGAAGTCGTCGGCGAAGACACAGCCCACGCGGGGCAGGGAGTTCATGATGCGTTCGCCGTGCTCGCGGGACGTGGTCACGGCGTCGCAGCCCAGCCCGGCGCGCAGCTGGGCGGGGATGACCAGACGGCCGGGATTCCCGGACGGGAAGGTGGCGGAGGGGCGCAGCCGCGAGCCGTAGGTGCGAGGCCGCGGTTCAGGGGCGTGCTGCAGTTCCATGAGGCAGGTGTCCTTCGGCCGAGTGGGGGTTGGGCCGGGTGAGGTGCGTGGTGGGCGCGCGCCCGGTCGAGGCGGGTTCGTGCGTGAGGGGTGCGCGCCCGGTGGAGGGGGGTTCTCGTGACTCCGACGACGTCGGCTGCGGCGGCACCGACCGCAGCGACACCGGCGGGGAGGACGCCGGCGGTGACGGCACCGGCTGGGAGGGCAGGACGGCCCAGACGACGCGTCCGGAACCGTTCACGCTGTCCTTGACGCCCCAGTCGCTGCTGACCACGCCGACGAGCATCAGTCCGCGGCCGCCCTGGTCGTCGGGCCCCGCACTGCGCTGTGCGGGGAGCGTCAGGCCGCGGTTCTGGTCCTCGATCTCGATGTGGAGCCGTCCGCCCGCGGTGCGCAGTCTGCAGACGATCCACTCGCTCGCCGTGTGCGTCAGCGCGTTGGTGACCAGCTCGGAGGTCACCAGGACAGCGTTGTCGCAAGTTTCGGGGCTCACGCCCCATTCGCTCAGCAGTTCGCGCACGTTCCTGCGGGCCACTCCCACCGAGGCGGGTGTCGGGGAGAGTCCGAACACGCCCGCTCTGTGGGGGTGTTCGCTCGCGGGCAGTCGGCCCAATGGCTTGGGGAGGGAGGGCGGAGCCATCGCCGTTCGCCTTTCTTCTGCCTTCGCACCGGGGGTCGGGCCAGTGCCGGTACCGCTTGATCCGGTTCCGCCGCGAGGCGCGTACAACCCGTTGCGCACGGTGACGAATCGCAGCCTGTTCTCCCCCAACTGGGCCGCGTCGTCTCGCCGTTCACCGGACCGGGACGGTACGCCCCACTGTGACACCTGCCAACAACACCCCGCAACCGACAAGTTGAAAATTGCAATTCGACAGGTGCATGCTTCCCCCGTCGAACGGATGATCGTGACAGACTGCGACCTCGAACCCGCTGTGAGGGGGTAAGCCGTGACCGCTGAAACCGACTGGGGCGGCGCGCCCTCCGTCCTTCGCATGATCCTCGGCAGGCAACTGGAGGAGCTGCGCACCCGCGCCGGACTGACGTTCGAGGAGGCGGGTACGGCGATCGGGGTCAGCCACTCCACGATCCGCCGGATGGAAGCCGCGAAGGTGGCCCGGCTCAGGCTCCCGGACGCCGAGAAACTGCTCCAGGTGTATGGCGTCACCGACCAGCAGGAGATCGACACCTTCCTCAAATCGGTCCGCGAGGCCAACAAGCGCGGCTGGTGGCACACCTACCGTGACGTGCTGCCGGACTGGTTCGCGGCCTATCTGAGCCTGGAGCAGGCGGCGCTGCAGATCCGCGCGTACGAGGCCCAGTTCGTGCACGGCCTGCTCCAGACCGAGGAGTACGCCCGGGCCCTGCTGGGCGCCGGGAATCCGCACGCCGCGACCGAGGCGACGGAGCGCAGGGTCGCGCTGCGGATGCGGCGCCAGGAGCTGCTGTCGCGTCCCTCGCCGCCGCGCGTGTGGATCGTGATGGACGAGACCGTGCTGCGCTGGCCGGTCGGCGGAGCCGAGGTGATGCGCGCCCAGATCGACCATCTGATCGCGGTCAACTCGCTACCCCAAGTGACATTGCAGATCATGCCGTTCAAGAACGGGCCGCATCCGGCGATGCGGGCGGGGGCTTTCCATCTCTTCCGGTTCCGGGCGCGCGAACTGCCGGACATCGTCTACCTGAACGGTTTGGTGGGCGCTGTCTATCTGGACAAGGACGACGACGTCCTGGTCTATCGCGAGGCTCTGGACCGGCTGGGCGCGCAGGCGACGCCCGCCAGAAAGACCGAGGCTCTCCTCGGTGCGATTCGCAAGGAGCTCTGACGTGCACCACCACATACGCGACGGACACATACGCAACGGCATGCCGTCCCGGGACCTCGGCACACGCGGCTGGTACAAGCCGTGGAGCGACGACGCGGGCGGCGCCTGCGTCGAGGCGAAGAAGCTCGGCGACGGCCGGGTCGCCCTGCGCCAGTCGACCGATCCCGACGGCCCCGCGCTGGTCTTCACGCCCCGCGAGATGACGAGTTTCCTGTCGGGCGTGAAGGCGGGTGCCGCCGACTTCCTGCTCTGAGGCACCCCCTGGTTCCCGCACACAGACTTCCCTGGTTTCCTGAACACTTCTGCTTTGATCAACACCCTTGATTTTCCTGAGCGTTGACTTCGAACCCGACGACCTGACAGGAGGGGCGGCTTTGCCCGAGAACGGATGGCCGGCCGACCGGATCGACACCGAGAACGCCCACTCGGCGCGCATCTACGACTACATCCTCGGCGGTAAGGACTACTACCCGGCCGACAAGGAGGCGGGCGACGCCATGGCACGGGAGTGGCCCGCCCTGCCGATCCACATGAAGGCCAACCGCGACTGGATGAACCGCGCGGTGGCCTGGCTGGCGAAGGATGCCGGGATACGCCAGTTCCTGGACATCGGCACCGGCATCCCCACCTCGCCGAACCTCCACGAGATCGCCCAGTCGGTGGCCCCCGAGTCACGGGTCGTCTACGTCGACAACGACCCGATCGTCCTCACCCTCTCCCAGGGGCTGCTGGCCAGCAGCCCCGAGGGCAGGACGGCGTACATCGAGGCCGACTTCCAGCACCCGGAGGCCGTGCTCGACTCCCCCGAGTTCCGCGAGACGCTCGACCTGGACAAGCCGGTCGCGCTGACCGTGATCGCGATCGTCCACTTCGTCCTGGACGAGGACGACGCGGTCGGCATCGTGCGCCGCCTCCTGGAGCCCCTCCCCTCCGGCAGCTACCTCGCGATGTCCATCGGCACCGCCGAGTTCGCGCCCGAGGACGTGGGGCGGGTCGCCCGCGAGTACGCGGCCCGCAACATGCCCATGCGGCTGCGCACGATCGATGAGGCCGACGAGTTCTTCGAGGGCCTCGAACTCGTCGAACCCGGGATCGTCCAGGTCCACAAGTGGCACCCGGACGCCACGAGCGGTGAGGGGATTCGGGACGAGGACATCGCGATGTACGGAGCGGTGGCCCGTAAGCCGTAGCGCTCCGCCGGCCGCCAGTTTTTGATCCGCGGCCCGGTGGGAGCTCGTCGCGCAGTTCCCCGCGCCCCTGAAGGGGCGCGGGTTACTCGTCGTGCGCGCCCAGCTGTTCGGTCGACGCGGGGATGATTCTGGCCGTCAGGTCCGGGGCCGGCATCTCTCTGTCGAACGGGTACATCGGGCGGTTGATGCGGTGGTGGCCCAGGCGGAGAAGGTTCTGGTCGACGCCGCCCGGGGTGAGGGCCATCTTCCAGTCGGCGGCCATGGTGAAGAGTTCGGGTTCCAGGTAGCCGATCTTGACGAGGACGATGTCGGCCTTGCGGGGTGACAACTCCAGCTCGGTGAAGTCGTGTTCGTGGTGGTAGGGCTTGCGCAGCGCGGTGAGGATCACGTGCACACTGCCGACGCGCAGCACCACCTCCACCTGGGCATGCGGGTCGCCGTGGCGGATCGCGTGGACCACGCCGGTCATGGTGAGCGGGCCGGCGTGCCGGTCGTCGACCTCGGCGCCCGCCGTGACGGTGACGGTCGCTCCGACGCCGGCCCGGACCGCCGTCTCCACGGCGGCGGGGCCGGGGAGCGAGGCGTAGATGACCGTCGGCCCCGACGGGTCCTTGAACTCCGGCCGGGACAGCACCCGTTCGAGCCCCCAGGTGACGTCACCCGCGCCGCCCGCCGTCGGGTTGTCGCCGGTGTCGCTGATGAAGTAGGGCCGGTTCGCCTCGGAGGCGGCCAGTGCCTCGTCCAGGCAGTCGTCCAGCGTGCCCGTCGGGGCGACGAAGGCGAAGTCGTGCCGTGCCTCCCAGAAGCCCCGCGCCAGGCGTTCGGCGCCCGCCGTGACGGCCTCTCGCGACGAGCCCGTGACCACGACCGCCGCCCGGTTGCGCGGCTCGTCCGCCCAGGCGTAACCGACCCAGATCGCGGCGTCCGTGACGCCCTCCGTGGCCTCCACCTCGTCGACGGCCGCGTACACGCTCTTCGCGGGTTCGATACGGGTCGAGGTCTGCTCGCCCGCCAGCAGCACGGGAACCGGGATCCAGGCCTTGACCGGGCGGGGCGCGCCGGTCGTCAGGAGGTCCACGAGGTTGCGGGCCGCCCGCTCCTTCGTGTCCATGGCGTCCTCGTGCGGGGCCATGCGGTAGCAGGTGATCAGGTCGCTCAGGTGGGCGAGTTCGCGCGAGACGTTGCCGTGCAGGTCCATGGAGGTGGACACGATCACGTCCGGGCCGACCGTCTCCCGGACGCGGGCGAGCAGGTCTGCCTCGGCGTCGTCGAGGCCCTCCACCGTCATCGCGCCGTGGATGTCGAACCAGAGGCCGTCGAGATCGCCCGACTCCCCGAGTCTCGCGATGAGTTCGTCGGAGAGTTCGGCGTACGCGGCCGCCGTCACCGTACCGCCCGGCAGCGCCTTGCCGACCAGGGCGCCGCGCCAGTCGGCGGCGTCCCTCAGCGGTGATCCGGGCACGAGGAACGGGTAGCGCGTCAGGACGTCCGTACCGCGCTGCGGGTGGAAGGCGGGGGCCTCGGTCCGGGCCGGCGAGAACGTCGACGACTCGATGCCGAGTCCGGCGATCGCGATGACGGGACGGGCGACGGGGGTACGCGGTTGTGGCATGGCTCCTCGCACGGTGGTGGGTGTCGTCAGTGGCTCGCGCGGTGGTGGGGGTCAGCGACTCGCACGGGGGGTGGGTGTCGGTGGTCAGTGATGGGCGGGGGCGACGGCGCCCGTGACGGCCTGGAGGGCGTTCGCCAGGGCCCGTTGGAGCGCGAACTGGCCCGCGCCGACGAGTCCCGCGTCCGCGCCGAGGCCGGCCCGCTCGATCACCAGGTGCTTGGTCACCAGCGGATGGCATCCCTCGTACAGCTGGCTGCGGACGGCGGCGACGAACGGTTCGAGCGTCGAGAGGAGGCCGCCGAGGTACACGGCGTCGGGGTTGAAGAAGTTGACGTTCGCGGACAGGACCATGCCGAGGTAGCGGCCGGCCTGGCGCACGGCGCGGGTGGCCTCCGGGTCGGCGTCGGAGGCGAGGCGTACGACGTCCTCGATGGACGCGACGTCCAGGCCCCGCTCGCGCAGGATCCGGACGAGCGCGGCGCCCGAGGCGACGGTCTCGAGGCACCCCGTGTTGCCGCAGGAGCAGGGGATGTCGTGGCCCGCCTCGACCCGTACGTGGGTGATCTCGCCGGCGGCGCCGGTCGCGCCGCGGTACAGCTTCCCGTCGGCGATGACCCCCGCGCCGATCGCCGAGCCCATCTTCACCATGATCGACTGGCGGCGCTCGGCGGGCTGGACGCTGTGCTCGCCCACGGCCATGCAGTTGGCGTCGTTCTCGATCGCGGCCGGTACGCCGAACCGCTCCTCCAGCCAGTCCCGGACGGGGAAGCGGTTCCAGCCGGGCATGCGCGAGGGGAGGGTGACGACGCCCGGTACGACGTCGACCGGGCCCGGGAGACAGAGGCCGACGCCGCGCAGCAGCTCCCGGCCGCGTCGCCCGGCGAGGGTCTCCAGGGTCTCGGCGAGTGCCGGCAGCGCGGTCTCGGGCCCCTCGGCCGTCGCGAACGGCACGGTGGAGACCTCGGTGAACCCGCCGCCCGGCAGGACGACCCCGACGCGCGCGTGCCGTCCGCCGAGGTCGGCCGCGACGGCGAACCCCTCGCTCCCGCCGAGGCGCAGCACCTTGCGCGGGCGCCCGCCGGTCGAGGACCGCGTGCCCTGCTCGGCGACCAGTCCGTGCGCCACGAGCTGGCCGACCGTGAGCGAGATCGTCGAGGGTGCGGCACCGAGCAGAGCGGCGAGTTCCGTGCGGGTCGACGCCTGCCCTGAGGCGAGGAGTTCGAGGACGCGCTCAGCCAGCGAGGAGACGCCCGTGACGCCCCTCCGGTGTCCCGCACTTTTTTCAGACATGGACGAAGTAACTCCCAGGGTTGGGGAAAGTCGGGGAAATCCGGAGGTCGAGGCGACGAGCGTATGCCCGTATGTCCCTCGCGCGACTTTTTCCAGAACAGCAGTAACAGACTTTTTACAGCGGTCCGCCTGTTTCTTCGAACCTTCCGGTCGTTGACTGGCTCCGCCGAACGCCGCCGTTCATCTCCGGCCCCGCGTCCGGCCTCGCGCACCCTGAGCCCTTGTTCACCTGAGGAGAGCCATGTCCCCTGCTCGCACGACGCTCGTCGCCTGTGCCGTCGTCTCGGCGGGCACACTGCTGCTCGCGGGCTGCTCCGGGACGAACGACACGTCGTCCGCGTCCCCCGACTCCATCGACTACGCGCTGCCCGCGAACTTCACGCCGAACTGGATCCTGCCGATCGGTACGGCCGCGCACCTCAACACCAACAACCGGTCCATCGCCGACAGTCTGTGGGAGCGGCTCGTCGCCTACGACGGTTCCACCGGCAAGATCGCCTGGAACAAGAAGGCGTCCATCGCCACGGCCGCCGACTTCGCGTCCGACGGCAGGAGCGTCAAGGTCACACTGGGCGACCGCAGTTGGAGCGACGGCAAGCCGATCACCTCGCGGGACGTCGAGTTCTGGTTCAACCTCATCAAGGCGAACAAGGCGGAGTGGGCGGGCTACAACCCGGGCAAGGCGCCGGACAACTGGACCTCGTTCAAGACCGTCGACGACCGGCACTTCACGATCACCTTCGACAAGGCCTACAACTCCCAGTGGATGCTGGCCAACGAGTTCAGCGAGATCACTCCGCTGCCGCAGCACGTATGGGACAAGACCGACGCGTCCGCCCAGGTGTCCGACGCCGACCGGACCGCCGCCGGCGCGAAGAAAGTCTGGACGTATCTGAACTCGGCCGCCAAGAACATCTCCCGCTACGACAAGGACGCGCTGTGGAAGACCCTCAGCGGCCCGTATTCGGTCAAGTCGTTCTCCACGTCCGGCAAGGTCGTGCTCGCTGCCAACAAGAAGTACGACGGCGGTGAGAAGGCGAACATCGCGACGGTGAACCTGCTCCCCTTCACGACGGCGGACGCCGAGAAGAACGCGCTGCGCTCCGGGAGCGTCGACTACGGCTACATCGAGGCGACCGACCTCGACCAGAAGGACCGGTTCACCGCGCAGGGCTACACGGTCAAGCCGTGGTCCGGCTGGGCGATCACCTACATGCCGTACAACTTCAACAACCCCGCCATGGGCGCTGTGTTCAAGCAGTTGTACGCGCGTCAGGCGGTCCAGCGGTCGATCGACCAGACGAGCCTGGCGAAGGTCATCTTCAACGGCACGGCCGTGCCCGGCTACGGCCCGGTCCCGCAGGCGCAGGCGTCCGACTTCGTCTCGCAGGTGCAGAAGGACAACCCCTACCCGTTCTCGACGTCGGAGGCCAAGTCCCTGCTGACCGGCCATGGTTGGCAGGAGAAAGGCGGGGTCATGGTCTGTACGGACCCGGGGACCGGGGACGCGCAGTGCGGTGAAGGCGTCGCCGAGGGAACGAAGTTCGAGATGCAGGTGCTGTCGCAGTCCGGCTCGGCCGTGACCGACAACATGATGAGCTCGATCCAGTCCTCGCTGGAGAAGACCGGCATCAAGTTCTCGATCAAGACCGCGCCCGTCAACTCGGTGCTCTCGCAGACCCCGCAGTGCACCTCGGGCCAGCCGATCTGCAAGTGGCAGCTGTCGTTCTTCGGCACCGCGGGCAGCTGGTACTTCAACGCCTTCCCGACCGGCGACTCGCTGTTCCAGACCAAGGGCGGCTCCAACTTCGGCAACTACTCGAACCCCGACGTCGACAAGCTGATCACCGCGTCCACGACGTCGAGTTCGTCGCAGGCGGTCCAGGACTACAGCGCGGCCCTCGCGAAGGACCTGCCGGTCATCTGGCTCCCGGCGCCGGACTACCAGATCTCCGTCGTCAAGAACGGCCTCGGCGGCTTCTCGCAGGACTCGCTCGCCAACTTCCACCCGGCGCAGTGGAAGTGGACCAGGTGAGGACCGGCTGAGATCCAACTCATGGACACCTTCCTCTACTTGACCCGGCGGGTCCTCCAGGCCCTCGTGGTGATCCTCATCGTCACGGTCGTGGTCTTCTGCCTGCTGCACGCGCTGCCCGGGGGTCCCGCACGCGGGATCCTCGGCCCGCAGGCGACGGCCCAGCAGATCGCGGCCTTCAACCACGAGCAGGGCCTGGACCGTTCA contains:
- a CDS encoding sensor histidine kinase — protein: MITSWQRYAKDHPRVVDVVVIVQLHAAVVLGSAFTTAADSRTKGSLGLGVLLGGIACVALLWHRSHPRTVVAVTAICGNTAGAVGYLLTPLLLAPVMAALYWLAVHTDRRTARVHCLAVTALLVATAMLFDQYGHPLALKTIGPAAWVVLPIAWGTASRLRSAYLEAVQARAEHAERTREEEARHRVAEERMRIARELHDVVAHHMALANALAGTAAHLAASRPEQTERILADLVGTTSTALRELKATVGLLRRPDDSEAPLEPAPGLGRLTELATAFASAGLTVDIVTEGDWRPLSPGVDLTAFRIVQEALTNVTKHASARAAQVTLAYTHDRLTVTVTDDGSGDTPVAPSPSGGFGLIGMRERAHSVGGRVRTGPRPEGGFSVTGELPIHL
- a CDS encoding helix-turn-helix domain-containing protein, with the protein product MTAETDWGGAPSVLRMILGRQLEELRTRAGLTFEEAGTAIGVSHSTIRRMEAAKVARLRLPDAEKLLQVYGVTDQQEIDTFLKSVREANKRGWWHTYRDVLPDWFAAYLSLEQAALQIRAYEAQFVHGLLQTEEYARALLGAGNPHAATEATERRVALRMRRQELLSRPSPPRVWIVMDETVLRWPVGGAEVMRAQIDHLIAVNSLPQVTLQIMPFKNGPHPAMRAGAFHLFRFRARELPDIVYLNGLVGAVYLDKDDDVLVYREALDRLGAQATPARKTEALLGAIRKEL
- a CDS encoding ATP-binding protein, encoding MFGLSPTPASVGVARRNVRELLSEWGVSPETCDNAVLVTSELVTNALTHTASEWIVCRLRTAGGRLHIEIEDQNRGLTLPAQRSAGPDDQGGRGLMLVGVVSSDWGVKDSVNGSGRVVWAVLPSQPVPSPPASSPPVSLRSVPPQPTSSESREPPSTGRAPLTHEPASTGRAPTTHLTRPNPHSAEGHLPHGTAARP
- a CDS encoding DUF397 domain-containing protein, with product MPSRDLGTRGWYKPWSDDAGGACVEAKKLGDGRVALRQSTDPDGPALVFTPREMTSFLSGVKAGAADFLL
- a CDS encoding DUF1775 domain-containing protein, whose protein sequence is MSLSLNGRRVALTGAAALTAVLALAGPASAHTEVEADKAEALAENVTLTVVCEAESSSAGFREVRVVLPEGIAPADVTLEEAPKGWQLKTTDDGYVVGGTPLKTGVDAEYKVRIRQLPDVEEVAFKTIDTYSDGKVSRWIELPKGGEEPEQPAPLLKLKAAAPGAKPISPSPTASPTPSPTPSVTATPSESGATAAAADTKKDDDGTPMSLVVGGVVVAVLVLGAGAWWLTNRRASAAGS
- a CDS encoding MMPL family transporter — encoded protein: MATFLYRLGRLTFRRRWLVTFLWVAVLAAVGFAAVKAPEAPDTGLSMPGIESQKAFDLMDQRFPGATADGANARVVFIADGGQKITAADNRKTIDAFVERAGDGSQVASAVNPFQAEAVSKDATTAYATVTYKVKAEDLTDAGKNHLEKAVEQARDAGLTVEVGGTALATQPSAGATAEIIGVSIAAVVLMMTFGSLAAAGLPLLIAVLGVGVSMASIMALSDAFGLSSSTGTLATMLGLAVGIDYAMFVVSRYREERANGHHPQEAAGLAAGTAGSAVVFAGLTVVIALAGLSVVGVPMLTKMGLAAAGAVVVGVLIALTLVPAVLGFWPNAVLSRRARRSGRVKEGGENNGGSRWARFVLRRPVPVLLASVAGLGALAIPVMDLQLGMPGDEAKPTSTTERRAYDDLADGFGPGFNGPLTIVVDAKGARDAKTAVAKISKEIGATEGVVSVSPARFNPAGDTAVFSAVPADSPTSERTKGLVHTIRDERPATEASTGAEFEVTGTTALNIDVAQKMQDALIPYLIVVVGLAILLLLLVFRSVLVPIKAALGFLLSVLAALGTVVAVFQWGWGADLLGLETTGPIMSMTPIFLIGIVFGLAMDYQVFLVTRMREAYVHGDRPGQAVVTGFRYSARVVVAAALIMMAVFSGFIGAGESMIKMIGFGLAVAVLFDAFVVRMAFVPAVLALLGKAAWWMPRWLDRLLPDIDVEGAALHRKPAVPLTVAGTHDRESAHV
- a CDS encoding response regulator transcription factor — encoded protein: MTIRVLLADDQALLRATFRILIDSCDDMEVVGEATDGKEAVGLTHTLRPDVVLMDIRMPGSDGLGATTAICADPDLSGTRVLILTTFETDEYVARALRAGASGFLGKDVTADVLLDGIRTVSVGESLLSPLATRSLITRFLAAPTPADRLAAPELLATLTARERQVMALAAEGRSNDEIAESLFVSPLTVRTHVHRAMTKLGARDRAQLVVIAYQSGLVQAPPPAS